The Tamandua tetradactyla isolate mTamTet1 chromosome 23, mTamTet1.pri, whole genome shotgun sequence genome includes a window with the following:
- the PRRT2 gene encoding proline-rich transmembrane protein 2 has protein sequence MAASSSEGFEMKGVEEGPQTPGVGPSSSEAGTDPPQVPAGVPDELDAPQPGPDTTGAPVDSGPKAGLAPETTETPARAPETAQATDLSSSPGGESKAESSPKEACQDPESKPEVNHEATADQGSELESAGPPEPASEPVPKLDPQTDPQPDPQPEGQPSPKPAHQPESPTQEDPAPEALTESMGEKQENGAVVPLQAGGDGEEGPALQSHSPPSTKTAAANGAPSRVLQQLVEEDRVGRAHSHSGHPGSPRGSLSRHPSSQLAGPGVEGGEGAQKPRDYIILAILSCFCPMWPVNIVAFAYAVMSRNSLQQGDVDGAQRLGRVAKLLSIVALVGGVLIIIASCVINLGGEWGSGTGQGGVEGWVRAALLTPCPCSLLSVLPSLSLPIPTPSHRLCLSFPLLSHSV, from the exons ATGGCAGCCAGCAGCTCTGAGGGCTTTGAGATGAAGGGGGTTGAAGAAGGTCCCCAGACTCCAGGAGTAGGGCCCAGCTCTTCTGAAGCTGGAACTGACCCTCCCCAGGTCCCAGCTGGGGTCCCAGATGAGCTAGACGCCCCACAGCCAGGCCCAGACACCACTGGGGCTCCTGTGGACTCAGGGCCCAAGGCTGGGCTGGCTCCAGAAACCACAGAGACCCCGGCCAGGGCCCCAGAAACAGCCCAGGCCACAGACCTCAGCTCAAGCCCAGGAGGGGAGTCAAAGGCCGAATCCAGCCCCAAAGAAGCATGCCAAGACCCAGAATCCAAACCAGAAGTGAACCATGAGGCCACCGCAGACCAGGGGTCTGAGCTGGAGTCTGCAGGCCCCCCTGAGCCAGCCTCAGAGCCTGTCCCCAAACTGGACCCCCAGACAGACCCTCAACCTGACCCTCAGCCAGAAGGCCAGCCCAGCCCCAAGCCAGCCCACCAGCCCGAGTCCCCTACACAGGAGGACCCCGCCCCTGAGGCCCTGACGGAGAGTATGGGAGAAAAGCAGGAGAATGGGGCTGTTGTCCCCTTGCAGGCTGGTGGTGATGGGGAAGAGGGTCCGGCCCTCCAGTCTCACTCCCCACCCTCAACCAAAACAGCCGCGGCCAATGGGGCCCCCTCCCGCGTGCTGCAGCAGCTGGTTGAGGAGGACCGAGTGGGAAGGGCTCACAGCCACAGCGGGCATCCAGGATCTCCTCGAGGGAGCCTGAGCCGCCACCCCAGCTCCCAGCTGGCCGGGCCTGGGGTGGAGGGGGGTGAAGGTGCCCAGAAACCTCGGGACTACATCATCTTGGCCATCCTGTCCTGCTTCTGCCCCATGTGGCCCGTCAACATCGTGGCCTTCGCTTATGCCGTCATG TCCCGGAACAGCCTGCAGCAGGGGGACGTGGACGGGGCCCAGCGTCTGGGCCGCGTGGCCAAGCTCTTAAGCATCGTGGCGCTGGTGGGGGGGGTCCTCATCATCATCGCCTCCTGCGTCATCAACTTGGGCGGTGAGTGGGGGTCCGGGACCGGCCAGGGAGGAGTGGAAGGGTGGGTGAGGGCAGCTTTACTAACCCCCTGCCCCTGCTCTCTCCTGTCTGTCCTCCCCTCCTTGTCTctgcccatccccaccccctcccaccgtCTCTGTCTGTCCTTCCCGCTCCTCTCCCACAGTGTATAA
- the PAGR1 gene encoding PAXIP1-associated glutamate-rich protein 1 isoform X2, producing MSLARGHGDPATNTAAPLSEEGEVTSGLQALAVEDPGGPPASANKAEEEVEGGREEAEREGPGAEEAQGEGPRAGEEEQAEGESEDWCVPCSDEEVELPADGQAWMPPPPEIQRLYELLAAHGTLELQAEILPRRPPTPEAQSEEERSDEEPEAKEEEEEKPHMPTEFDFDDEPMTPKNSLIDRRRTPAPPQPPSLGCTVKVAVGWFASLQSQQPERPF from the exons ATGTCCCTTGCCCGGGGTCATGGAGACCCTGCGACCAACACGGCGGCGCCCCTGTCTGAAGAAGGGGAAGTGACCTCCGGCCTCCAGGCTCTGGCCGTGGAGGACCCCGGAGGTCCCCCTGCTTCGGCCAATAAGGCTGAGGAAGAAGTGGAAGGAGGCCGGGAGgaggctgagagagaggggcccGGGGCCGAGGAGGCCCAGGGAGAAGGCCCCCGCGCTGGGGAGGAAGAGCAGGCAGAGGGAGAGTCCGAGGACTGGTGCGTGCCCTGCAGCGACGAGGAGGTGGAGCTGCCCGCGGATGGGCAGGCCTGGATGCCCCCGCCCCCGGAAATCCAGCGGCTCTACGAGCTGCTGGCTGCTCACGGCACCTTGGAACTTCAGGCAGAGATTCTGCCCCGCCGGCCCCCCACGCCTGAGGCCCAGAGTGAAGAGGAGAGATCGGATGAGGAGCCAGAGgccaaagaagaggaagaggaaaa ACCGCACATGCCCACGGAATTTGACTTTGATGATGAGCCAATGACACCAAAGAACTCCCTGATTGACCGGAGACGCACCCCAG CGCCACCCCAGCCACCGTCTCTTGGCTGCACTGTTAAAGTAGCTGTTGGGTGGTTTGCCTCCCTCCAGTCTCAGCAACCAGAAcgaccattttaa
- the PAGR1 gene encoding PAXIP1-associated glutamate-rich protein 1 isoform X1: MSLARGHGDPATNTAAPLSEEGEVTSGLQALAVEDPGGPPASANKAEEEVEGGREEAEREGPGAEEAQGEGPRAGEEEQAEGESEDWCVPCSDEEVELPADGQAWMPPPPEIQRLYELLAAHGTLELQAEILPRRPPTPEAQSEEERSDEEPEAKEEEEEKPHMPTEFDFDDEPMTPKNSLIDRRRTPGSSARSQKREARLDKVLSDMKRHKKLEEQILRTGRDLFELDSEDPSPSSPPLRSSGSSLFPRQRKY, translated from the exons ATGTCCCTTGCCCGGGGTCATGGAGACCCTGCGACCAACACGGCGGCGCCCCTGTCTGAAGAAGGGGAAGTGACCTCCGGCCTCCAGGCTCTGGCCGTGGAGGACCCCGGAGGTCCCCCTGCTTCGGCCAATAAGGCTGAGGAAGAAGTGGAAGGAGGCCGGGAGgaggctgagagagaggggcccGGGGCCGAGGAGGCCCAGGGAGAAGGCCCCCGCGCTGGGGAGGAAGAGCAGGCAGAGGGAGAGTCCGAGGACTGGTGCGTGCCCTGCAGCGACGAGGAGGTGGAGCTGCCCGCGGATGGGCAGGCCTGGATGCCCCCGCCCCCGGAAATCCAGCGGCTCTACGAGCTGCTGGCTGCTCACGGCACCTTGGAACTTCAGGCAGAGATTCTGCCCCGCCGGCCCCCCACGCCTGAGGCCCAGAGTGAAGAGGAGAGATCGGATGAGGAGCCAGAGgccaaagaagaggaagaggaaaa ACCGCACATGCCCACGGAATTTGACTTTGATGATGAGCCAATGACACCAAAGAACTCCCTGATTGACCGGAGACGCACCCCAG GAAGCTCAGCCCGGAGCCAGAAACGGGAGGCCCGCCTGGACAAGGTCCTCTCAGACATGAAGCGACACAAAAAGCTGGAGGAGCAGATCCTTCGTACGGGCAGGGACCTCTTCGAACTGGACTCGGAGGATCCCAGCCCCTCCAGCCCCCCACTTCGGTCCTCGGGGAGCAGCCTCTTTCCCCGGCAGCGGAAATACTGA